The genomic DNA cccagcactttgggaggccaagacaggcggattacgaggtcaggagattgagaccatcctggctaacatggtaaaaccctgtctctactcaaaaatacacacacacaaaaaaaaaattagctgggtgtggttgtgcacatctatagtcccagctgcttgagagactgaggcaggagaatcacttgaacccaagaggcagaggttgcggtgagccaagatcatgccactgcactccaacctgggcaacaaagtgagactccactgcaaaaaaaataaataaataagttcatGTGTTCAACACAGGTTTATGGAGCATCTGTGTACCTGACATTGCTAGTGGCTGGGAACAGAGCAGTGAACAGATATCTGCCCTCATGGTCCATATGATCTGCTAGTGTAAGACAGGCAGTCGGACAAATAAACGACTCTAGTATCTTAGGCAGAAAGAAGTGTGAATGAAAAACTGAATCAGAGAAGTGGAGAGAGTTGTGATTTTAGATGAGGTGGCCaagtggtttgtttgttttttttttttttttttgagatggagtctctctctgttgcccaggctgaagtgtactggcgcaatctcagctcactgcaaccttcgcctcctggattcaagcaattttcctgcctcacctcagcctcccaagtagctgggattacaggcccgcaccaccacgcccggctgatttttgtattttttagtagagatggggtttcaccatgttggccaggctggtcttgaactcctgaccttgcgatccacccgcctcggcctcccaaagtgcggagattacaggtgtgagccactgcgcccagcaggaGCAGGTGGTATTTTAGCAAAAGTCTGAAGGGAAGTAAAGCAGTGAGCCGTAGGCATATATGTTAGGGGAGagggttccaggcagagggaacagcaagagcAAGGGTCCTGGTGGGGGAACACGCCTGGCAGTCGAGGAAGGGCAAGGAGGCAAACGTGGCTGAGGGAGGAAGGTGAGGTGGGGAAGGTGGGAAGTGATAGGAGCTGAGCCGTAAGTTGGGAGGGGAAAGAGAACTCAGATCATACCGGGCCTTGTAGATCATCGTCAGGACTTACTTTTTGCCTTTTACTCAGAATGACCAGTGGGATTTGTGAGAGAAAGTTTTCCTTCTTGCTGTGTGTTCTATTCTAGTTTGATTCAGGAACCCTGAGTGCAGTAGGCAGGGGCCTTTGCCCAACCTCAAGTGGAGATGTGTTCCACAGCAGGAAGGCTCGAGTAACTTGCACCATTCCTCTTCACTATGTTCAAGATGCCCCTCCGAATGAGGACGGCGAGTGGTGCCCGCTGGAGCGTACAGGGCTTGGAGCCAGAGATCCCTGACTTTTCCTTCTTCACACCTGACCAGGCCTTCCAAAGGCCTGGGAAACTGCCCTGAGGGCTGTAGGCTTTGAGGGCTGGCCCGGGGAACAGAGACAGCTGGTATTTTTCCCAGGGGTAGGGGAGTTTGCCTCCACCAATTCCAACTGGTCTCTGTTCCCTAGAAGCACAATGAGGATTTCaagccactcttttttttttttttttttttttgagacccccatctctcactctgtcacccaggccgagtgcagtggcccaatcatagcttactgcagcctcaacctcctgggctcaagtgatcctcccacctcatcctcctaagtagctgggactataggtgccaccacacccagtgaattttttttttttttttttgagacggagtcttgctgcgttgcccaggctggagtgcagtgtcactgtcagctcactgcaacctctgtctcccaggttcaggcgattctcctgcctcagcctccagagtagctgggactacaggttctcacaacgatgcccagctaagttttgtatttttaatagagacgaggttccaccatattggccatgctggtctcgaactcctgaccttgtgatctgcctgcctcggcctcccaaagtgctgggattacaggtgtgagccaccaggcccagcctaattttttatttttatagaggtggggtcccactgtgttgcccaggctgtctcaaactcttgggctcaagcaattggttttcccatcttggtctcccaaagtgctgggattacagatgtgaaccactgtgcctggcccaagacATTCTCCTTTATCCACTCACTAATCCAGGGCCTTCTCAGCAAAGCTGCCAGGATAAGCCACACAAAGAAGTCAAAGTCAGACACAGGCAGAAAAACAAAGGGATTCATGGGATTGTACATCTTACTATGCAGGCAATATATTCGAAAGCCAAATCAAAAAGTCTCCTGATCCATCTGCATCCCCTCTGTTAATGGGAGCATTCTAAAATTGGTAGTGGAGgcggggtgcaatggctcacacctataatcccagcactttgggaggccaaggcaggaggaccccttgaggccaacctgggcaacctagcgagatcctgtctctacaaaaaattataaaactagccaggtgtggtgacacacgcctgtctacttggaaagctgaggtgggaaggttgcttgagcccaggagttcaaagttgcagGGGGCTAGGATAGcgcccctgcactgcagcctaggtgacagagtgagaccctgtctctaaaaaaaccaaaataatgcTGGTGGTGGAGAACTCCTATTTTGGAGGAGCAGCTCCCTCCTTAGGCCACTAGGCCCCCATTTAATGCACCAGCATGGCCAAATTGCTTAAGTAGGAAGGGCAGGTTTTCCCAGGGAAATGGAAGGTTAGAATGACACAGACACAGGGCAACTTGACTGTGGTTGTGCTTTTCACCTTCAAAGACTACCCCACCTTGATTTTGGAACTGAGATGGAGACCATGTTTACTTATTCTAGTCAGCCCCCTTTGATACCATCTCCTAGATTTTCCAGACTTCAAACTTTTGATCTGCTGAGTGTCTTTATTGTTCTTCACACTGAAGTACCAAGCTGAAGTGGTCGGCCTAACTTACCGAAAGATATTCGTCAATTTGTTTACGACCCTGTTCCACAGTGAATTCACCGTGAGTCATCCACGTGATGTTTTTCATAGGGTTTTGCTCATCTGCAAAAACAAAGGTGTGAATTTGTTAGTTGCCTGGTAGCGTGGCACTATATAATGAGACAATTATTTAGGCATCCAAACAAATGGGATTACTACCTTCCAGAAACTTCACAGCATAATTGATGACATCCTCAACCAGAGCTAGAGCTACTCGAGTCAATTCATCTTCGTAGTCTTGTGTGTTCGTCTTGTCTTGTGTATTCGGCATTGTTTGGCTTACGGCTTCGTTATCCTCATCCATTGCTTTCTGGCTTGTTGAATTTTGAGtctcactcattttctttttcctggggaAGAAAGAAACCTCAAGAAGTAATTCactgcatgcatgtgtatgtacacacatgtgaACACACTCATAGAAGTACAGACCATCTCTTGAAGAATCACAAGAGAGAGGAAGCACTTGTTGCCTCTAGGGAGGGGATGGGGGATTTAAGGGGAGGAGTGAGACCTGTGCCTGGCTGCTGAGATCTACTTTTCCTGAAAACCAAGGATTCTCATATTCTCAAAACCATAATGACTTAAATCAAAATGTAGTAGAAAAAAAGTAGCACTTCTTTGGAGTGCTAAGAATATTGATTCCCAGTTGAATCTTTAATAAGAAACCCAATCCCCTGCTAGGAGCAAGTGAGGGCACCTGGCTCTTTTTAAATGATGTTAAAATAAAGtgggtgtggtgacgtgtgcctgtaatctccgctatttaggaggctgaggcaggaggatagcttgtgGCTatcagtttgaaaccagcctcggCAACTGAGACCTCCCTGCTCCTTAAcccatcttaacttttttttttttttttttttgagacggagtttcactctagttacccaggctggagtgcaatggcgcgatctcggctcaccgcaacctccgcctcctgggttcaggcaattctcctgcctcagcctcctgagtagctggaattacaggcacatgccaccatgcccagctaattttttgtatttttagtagagacggggtttcaccatgttgaccaggatggtctcaatctcttgacctcgtgatccacccgcctcagcctcccaaagtgctgggattataggcttgagccaccgcgcccagctccatCTTAAGTTTTAGAAAGAAGTATAAAGATGCTGGGggttttttagacaaagtctcgctctgtcgcccaggttagagtgcagtggcacaatctcagctcactgcaacctctgcctcacgggttcaagcgattctcctgtctcagcctcccgagtagccgggactacagacgtgtgccaccatgcctggctgaatttcgtatttttagtagagacggcatttcaccatgttggccaggctagtcttgaactcctgacctcatgattcacctgcttcagcctcccagtgtgctgggattacaggagtgagcccctgTGTCCTGCtgacacctggctatttttttttaataggtctcagtatgttgcccagactgataatagcttttttttttttttttgagacagcgatttgctcttgttacccaggctggagtgcaatggcgcgatctcggctcaccacaacctctgcctcctgggttcaggcaattctcctgcctcagcctcctgagtagttgggattacaggcacgtgccaccatgcccagctaattttttgtatttttagtagagacggggtttcaccatgttgaccaggatggtctcaatctcttgacctcgtgatccacccgcctcagcctcccaaagtgctgggattacaggcttgagccaccgcgcccagctccatcttaagttttaaaaagaagtataaagATGCTGGggtttttttagacaaagtctcgctctgtcacccaggttagagtgcagtggcacaatctcagctcactgcaacctctgcctcacgggttcaagcgattctcctgtctcagcctcctgagtagccgggactatagacatgtgccaccatgcctggctgaatttcgtatttttagtagagacggcatttcaccatgttggccaggctagtcttgaactcctgacctcatgattcacctgcttcagcctcccagtgtgctgggattacaggagtgagcccctgTGTCCTGCtgacacctggctatttttttttaataggtctcagtatgttgcccagactgataatagctttttttttttttttttgagacagagatttgctcttgttacccaggctggagtgcaatggcgcgatctcggctcaccgaaacctctgcctcctgggttcaagcaattctcctgtctcagcctcccgagtagctgggactacaggcgtgcaccaccacgcccaggtaatttttgtatttttagtagagacggggtttcaccatgttgaccaggatggtctcagtctcttgacctcatgatccacccgcctaggcctcccaaagtgctgggattataggtgtgagccaccgcgcctggcctgatacTAGCATTTTTAAACTCAGTTTGCCTCTGCCCCAGTTCCCTGTTGTTGCAGCTGGAGATAGACAAGATCATCTGCTGGAGGACACAGAGCCTTTCCAGGCTGCCTACTCCAGAGCAGCAAGAGGCTATAGAGTGGGCAGTGAGGGGCGTAAAGGCCCTTAACACTAGAGAACTGGCTCTCCCTAGCCCATACTTAGGCCATGCCAATTTGGCCAGAGCAACTTACTATAAACTCTGTAGTTAAAGACAACTGCACAAAGGTTTCTGGGTAAATTGGTAATTTCAGTAGACTTTGGTGAGGTAGCCATATATTAACTTGATCCTTTAGAAAATTGTccatttggggccaggcatggtgcctcagccctgtaatcccagcaccttgggaggccaaggtgggaggatcacctgaggtcaggagtttgagaccagcgtggccaacgtggcaaaaccccatctgtactaaaaatacaaaaattagccaggtgtggtggtgcatgtctatagttccagctactccggaggctgaggcaatagaatcgcttgaacccggaggcgtaggttacagtgagccgagattgcgccactgcactccagcctgggtgacagagcgaaactccatctcaaaaaaaaaagaaaagaaaattgcctgTTTGGTAACCTGGACATTCAGTAACTTGGCTTTCAGCAAATTGCGTATTGATAAATGGAGAAGTCGAATCTGTGACCTCCAACACTAAGCACATGGGGTGGGTGCTTTTCTAATGGAAGGACCTCCTCAAGACCTTCCCTGGGGAGCCTGTGCTCCAACAGGAGAGGGAAGATGGGGAACAGAGCCCAGGAAGCAGCTCAATTTTTACCCTCAAATGTCTGTGGGCACACATCATTCTTAAGCCCCCCTCCCACTGGCCTCtcctatttttcttccctctcctcccctccccccctcccctcctcccctcccctttcctccctctcctccccttccctcccctcccctttccttccctcccctcctgtccCGTCCcgtcctgtcccctcccctcccgtcacctccccttccctccactcccctcccctcctgtcacctccccttccctcccctcccctccagtcccgtcccctcctcttccctcccttcccgtccggtcccctccccttccctccccttccctcccgtCCCATcgtctccccttccctcccctcacctccccttctCAGAGGCCAGATaggcagggtgggtggggagagacaggggAATGGTGACGTTAGGGGTCTGGGTGATGAATACGGAGAACTACTGCAAGTCCTTTCTGTGGACTCCCCCACCCCTGAGAAACCCCAGTACCGGAGTAAGCAGATCTTCTTTGCTTGGAACCGGAGCAGTGGTAGGTAGCTGGGGATGTCTCCGAAGGATTCTCTCAGTAGCTTCTCTCAGATTGCCAGATGGAATGTTTGCAAGTGCTGCCAAGGAAACACCAATTTCAACCAATGGGAAGCAGAGCCTACATGTTTTTTACTGCTTATGTTAATAACAGAGGGCAAgatgggagggggtgagggaggaaggggagagccAATCACAGCAATTGCCTGACCGCAATCATAGGACCAAGCTGTAGTAGCTATACCTAGTTTCTTTTCAACAGGCTGTGAGATTGCAGGGCCATGCCAGGAACAGTGGTGATAAGCCTCACAGCTGGTATGTATCCAGCATCCCTAGATATGCCAGTCACTGTGTTAAGCCTTCGGTGTGTGAAGTCATTTACGCCTCACAATAGCATTATGAGGTAGGTATTGGTATTTGCATATTACAGTTGAACAGACTGAGGCACAGCAAGTACTGTCCCAAACTCAAACCCAAAGCTGTCTGACTTCATTGGCTGAGCTTTTACTTTTGCATTTCCAAATTCTGAAGTTAGGACTTCCCTTGTGTACTTGATTGCTTTgcaaaccaaaaagtatctgaaacAGGTCTCAATTTAgcagtttattttgccaaagttaaggacgtGTCTGGGAGACAGGTCtctgcctttctccaaagatgactttgagggcttcagtatttatttatttatttatctagagacgggatctcactctgtcacccaggctgaaatgcaatggcacagtcatagctcatcacagcctcaactgcctgggctcaagtgatcctcccacctcagcctcccaggtagctgggaccataggtgttccaccaccacacctggccaatttttaaattatttgtagagacaaggtcttgctctgttgcacaggctggtctcgaactcatgggctccagcaatcctcccgccccggcctcccaaagtgctggggttacaggcataacccacctcgcctggccaggcttcagtatttaaaggggaagtgcaaagccaggtgcagtggctcatgcttataatcccagcactttgggaggccaagaagggtggataacctgaggtcaggagttggagaccagcctggccaacatggtgaaaccccatctctactaaaaaggcaaaaattagctgggcacctgtaatcccagctactcaggaggctgaggcaggagaatcacttgaatccagaaggcagaggttgcagtgagctgagatcgcgccattgcactccagcctgggcaacaagaacgagactcaatctcaaaaaataacagtagtaggccaggcgcggtggctcccgcctgtaatcccagcactttgggaggccgaggcaggtggatcacgaggtcaagagatcgagaccatcctggtcaacatggtgaaaccccatctctactaaaaatacaaaaaagtagctgggcatggtggcacgtgcctgtaatcccagctactcaggaggctgaggcaggagaattgcctgaacccaggaggcggaggttgcggtgagccgagatcgcgccattgcactccagcctgggcaacaagagcgaaactccgtctcaaaaaaaaaaaaaaaaagtaatatataataaagGAGAAATGCAAGCTTAGGGAAGGTATGGTCACATTATTGAATCCACATGTTGCAAGAGAAAAAGAGCAGGTAGGGGAATAATCAATTATGTATTCATCTCCTACTCAGTAAACAGCACTTTACATAAGATAAGGTAAACAGAGTAGCTATAGGTGGAGGAGATATTTAATCTTTTATGTGTAGCTGTCCGTTTAGGAACAAAAAGAGAGGAAGCttcttgcatgactcagctttcagctaaattgtttttccttttggcagAGTGAATTGGGGtcccaagtttttattttcctttctttctttcttttcttttctttctttcttttctttcttttcttttctttattgcctctttctttttctttctttctttt from Saimiri boliviensis isolate mSaiBol1 chromosome X, mSaiBol1.pri, whole genome shotgun sequence includes the following:
- the AKAP14 gene encoding A-kinase anchor protein 14 isoform X2 encodes the protein MSETQNSTSQKAMDEDNEAVSQTMPNTQDKTNTQDYEDELTRVALALVEDVINYAVKFLEDEQNPMKNITWMTHGEFTVEQGRKQIDEYLSDAPIGVFFVGEEQELVHRPGMVCFREHWQKNLTDAKYDFMAAFPSIFDRV